A section of the Oncorhynchus nerka isolate Pitt River linkage group LG3, Oner_Uvic_2.0, whole genome shotgun sequence genome encodes:
- the ska3 gene encoding spindle and kinetochore-associated protein 3 isoform X1 → MDSSARFFTKLRNLAVNLETETTSLQQAHQNYDDEDHSTEGAVGVLQELHSEVRGLKCQVKEQLVRQRAGENDLRSFIKMCMVLKQRTTEDIQRLMRHYEKYGYRAPKSTQKQSESNGQEAEASEKEDEGETEGGEEDQEEGEGYLTSVTPLKMPPPPFIDPLRTPQLSDFGLSEIHLKRVLGGTVFSSAEAPMPMMTLPLPSLVLAMQPPMPKTPKCTLRMDEDDDLLTPRMVDFGLTEHTVCLNNDFTMDLQRKKPTKPLSSAVSLGLGAMSQRPAHVLSTPPSNSMMYSLATMESPEPPVFCTPGLKITKSQRHALSPPLQGEIDPESPCHLGNHQATPEVPAFETPYINRLLSTRKGERNTQADQDQDHSELPTSNRGSSQAWSYNVSEISIIGCTEEKLTPEMPSLESFLGSSLPYRGSGGTSGEQTMGSGEPPLSFLDQDGPTQTFNLRTPRVRGDYPEPSTPEMPDLSSVTQDIFKLISQSKKLPTAVVQPHLKPSTLHTATGKENRAQSLAVVSEREFLSLPSYLRQIPLSSLNQAIQKINGAKEERGHSGDAGPAWFLMEELKRITGVGTKAPMYFLCLTELKRLEHVQGVGTSAMYKVLSKTRT, encoded by the exons ATGGACTCGTCGGCACGTTTTTTCACTAAGTTGCGAAACCTAGCCGTGAATTTGGAGACCGAAACTACCAGTCTTCAACAGGCACACCAGAACTACGACGATGAAG ATCATAGCACTGAGGGTGCAGTGGGAGTTCTGCAAGAGCTGCACTCCGAGGTCAGGGGACTCAAG TGCCAGGTGAAGGAGCAGCTGGTGCGCCAGCGGGCAGGGGAGAATGATTTGAGGAGCTTTATAAAGATGTGTATGGTGCTGAAGCAGAGGACCACAGAGGACATCCAGAGACTGATGAGACACTATGAAAAATATGGCTACAGAGCGCCTAAGAGCACACAGAAACAGTCAG AGTCGAACGGCCAGGAGGCAGAAGCTTCAGAGAAAGAGGACGAGGGTGAGaccgagggaggagaggaggaccaggaggaaggagagggataccTCACCTCAGTGACCCCTCTGAAGATGCCCCCTCCGCCCTTCATTGACCCCTTGCGCACCCCCCAGCTCTCTGACTTCGGCCTGTCGGAGATCCACCTGAAGAGGGTGTTGGGTGGCACAGTGTTTTCCAGCGCTGAGGCCCCCATGCCCATGATGACCCTCCCTCTGCCGTCTCTAGTCCTAGCCATGCAGCCGCCCATGCCCAAAACGCCCAAGTGCACCTTGCGTATGGATGAAGATGACGACCTCCTGACCCCCCGCATGGTCGACTTTGGCCTCACGGAACACACTGTGTGTCTCAACAATGACTTCACCATGGACCTGCAGCGCAAGAAGCCCACAAAGCCTCTcag TTCAGCAGTGTCCTTGGGCTTGGGAGCAATGTCACAGAGACCGGCAcatgtcctctccactccaccaTCAAACTCCATGATGTACAGCCTGGCTACCATGGAGTCCCCCGAGCCGCCTGTATTTTGCACCCCAGGTCTGAAGATAACAAAGTCTCAGCGACACGCTTTGTCCCCTCCTCTGCAGGGAGAGATTGACCCAGAGTCCCCCTGTCACCTTGGCAACCACCAAGCCACCCCTGAGGTCCCAGCATTTGAGACACCATACATCAACAGACTCCTTAGCACCAGAAAG GGTGAGAGAAACACACAGGCAGATCAAGACCAAGATCACTCAGAACTTCCAACCTCCAATAGAGGCTCCAGTCAAGCCTGGTCATATAATGTGTCAGAGATATCAATCATTGGATGTACAGAGGAAAAACTTACACCAGAGATGCCAAGCCTAGAGTCCTTTCTGGGCAGCTCTCTACCCTAT AGGGGTAGTGGTGGAACCAGTGGAGAGCAGACTATGGGGTCAGGAgagccccctctctctttcctggaTCAGGATGGTCCCACCCAGACATTCAACCTGAGGACCCCACGGGTCAGAGGGGACTACCCCGAGCCATCCACCCCTGAGATGCCGGACCTAAGCTCTGTCACACAGGACATCTttaag CTTATTTCCCAGAGCAAGAAGCTCCCCACAGCAGTAGTTCAGCCACACCTTAAGCCTTCAACCCTCCACACTGCAACAGGGAAAGAGAACAG GGCTCAGAGTCTGGCTGTGGTGTCCGAGAGGGAGTTCCTGAGTCTTCCAAGCTATCTGAGACAGATTCCACTGTCCAGCCTCAACCAGGCCATTCAGAAGATCAACGGTGCCAAAGAGGAGCGAGGCCACA GTGGTGATGCGGGCCCTGCATGGTTTCTGATGGAGGAGCTGAAGAGGATCACGGGGGTGGGCACCAAGGCCCCCATGTACTTCCTGTGTCTGACTGAGTTAAAGAGGCTGGAGCATGTGCAGGGAGTAGGAACCAGCGCCATGTACAAGGTCCTGTCAAAGACACGTACCTGA
- the ska3 gene encoding spindle and kinetochore-associated protein 3 isoform X2 — protein sequence MDSSARFFTKLRNLAVNLETETTSLQQAHQNYDDEDHSTEGAVGVLQELHSEVRGLKCQVKEQLVRQRAGENDLRSFIKMCMVLKQRTTEDIQRLMRHYEKYGYRAPKSTQKQSESNGQEAEASEKEDEGETEGGEEDQEEGEGYLTSVTPLKMPPPPFIDPLRTPQLSDFGLSEIHLKRVLGGTVFSSAEAPMPMMTLPLPSLVLAMQPPMPKTPKCTLRMDEDDDLLTPRMVDFGLTEHTVCLNNDFTMDLQRKKPTKPLSSAVSLGLGAMSQRPAHVLSTPPSNSMMYSLATMESPEPPVFCTPGLKITKSQRHALSPPLQGEIDPESPCHLGNHQATPEVPAFETPYINRLLSTRKGERNTQADQDQDHSELPTSNRGSSQAWSYNVSEISIIGCTEEKLTPEMPSLESFLGSSLPYRGSGGTSGEQTMGSGEPPLSFLDQDGPTQTFNLRTPRVRGDYPEPSTPEMPDLSSVTQDIFKLISQSKKLPTAVVQPHLKPSTLHTATGKENRAQSLAVVSEREFLSLPSYLRQIPLSSLNQAIQKINGAKEERGHSQSRLTAFVVMRALHGF from the exons ATGGACTCGTCGGCACGTTTTTTCACTAAGTTGCGAAACCTAGCCGTGAATTTGGAGACCGAAACTACCAGTCTTCAACAGGCACACCAGAACTACGACGATGAAG ATCATAGCACTGAGGGTGCAGTGGGAGTTCTGCAAGAGCTGCACTCCGAGGTCAGGGGACTCAAG TGCCAGGTGAAGGAGCAGCTGGTGCGCCAGCGGGCAGGGGAGAATGATTTGAGGAGCTTTATAAAGATGTGTATGGTGCTGAAGCAGAGGACCACAGAGGACATCCAGAGACTGATGAGACACTATGAAAAATATGGCTACAGAGCGCCTAAGAGCACACAGAAACAGTCAG AGTCGAACGGCCAGGAGGCAGAAGCTTCAGAGAAAGAGGACGAGGGTGAGaccgagggaggagaggaggaccaggaggaaggagagggataccTCACCTCAGTGACCCCTCTGAAGATGCCCCCTCCGCCCTTCATTGACCCCTTGCGCACCCCCCAGCTCTCTGACTTCGGCCTGTCGGAGATCCACCTGAAGAGGGTGTTGGGTGGCACAGTGTTTTCCAGCGCTGAGGCCCCCATGCCCATGATGACCCTCCCTCTGCCGTCTCTAGTCCTAGCCATGCAGCCGCCCATGCCCAAAACGCCCAAGTGCACCTTGCGTATGGATGAAGATGACGACCTCCTGACCCCCCGCATGGTCGACTTTGGCCTCACGGAACACACTGTGTGTCTCAACAATGACTTCACCATGGACCTGCAGCGCAAGAAGCCCACAAAGCCTCTcag TTCAGCAGTGTCCTTGGGCTTGGGAGCAATGTCACAGAGACCGGCAcatgtcctctccactccaccaTCAAACTCCATGATGTACAGCCTGGCTACCATGGAGTCCCCCGAGCCGCCTGTATTTTGCACCCCAGGTCTGAAGATAACAAAGTCTCAGCGACACGCTTTGTCCCCTCCTCTGCAGGGAGAGATTGACCCAGAGTCCCCCTGTCACCTTGGCAACCACCAAGCCACCCCTGAGGTCCCAGCATTTGAGACACCATACATCAACAGACTCCTTAGCACCAGAAAG GGTGAGAGAAACACACAGGCAGATCAAGACCAAGATCACTCAGAACTTCCAACCTCCAATAGAGGCTCCAGTCAAGCCTGGTCATATAATGTGTCAGAGATATCAATCATTGGATGTACAGAGGAAAAACTTACACCAGAGATGCCAAGCCTAGAGTCCTTTCTGGGCAGCTCTCTACCCTAT AGGGGTAGTGGTGGAACCAGTGGAGAGCAGACTATGGGGTCAGGAgagccccctctctctttcctggaTCAGGATGGTCCCACCCAGACATTCAACCTGAGGACCCCACGGGTCAGAGGGGACTACCCCGAGCCATCCACCCCTGAGATGCCGGACCTAAGCTCTGTCACACAGGACATCTttaag CTTATTTCCCAGAGCAAGAAGCTCCCCACAGCAGTAGTTCAGCCACACCTTAAGCCTTCAACCCTCCACACTGCAACAGGGAAAGAGAACAG GGCTCAGAGTCTGGCTGTGGTGTCCGAGAGGGAGTTCCTGAGTCTTCCAAGCTATCTGAGACAGATTCCACTGTCCAGCCTCAACCAGGCCATTCAGAAGATCAACGGTGCCAAAGAGGAGCGAGGCCACAGTCAGTCACGGCTTACTGCTTTT GTGGTGATGCGGGCCCTGCATGGTTTCTGA
- the LOC115112158 gene encoding potassium/sodium hyperpolarization-activated cyclic nucleotide-gated channel 1-like isoform X1, with amino-acid sequence MENSQAPVGRRTASTCGWKAVFLPQLNRQSLSVYGSEIAVEKECIRQLQSGVWVIHPFSPIRSYYIMCMVAITFLNLIGIPMEIAFLDGYSGVGWEGFNVFSDTLFLMDVALNFRMGIISEDSEVAILDIKKIRVIYLKSWFIPDVIAAFPIGYILLIAELQSHSDTSTSGSKASRMVRILMFVRIISLVRLLRVSRLVRFFNEVEKVSNANLEYVQLFFRILSLFMMMFLLCHWNGCIQYFVPMLEEFPSDCWVRQEKLMNATVGEKYSFGVFRALSHMIQISYGSNESPTNEVELWVVMTSMLSGALMYTVLVANAAAIITNVDQAAKAYKDKMNHLDDYMTFLKLPNDLRLRIQKYYGARYGGRWFDEKNFLISVSSALREEILTVMCLSLLNNVPMFQNRDVNFLNTVLLQFQHEVFQEDDVIFQQNAPGDRMFFIEHGQVLVETDSFSQELADGDYFGETCLMTKGKRLATVQALTTCQLFSLSSERFQMVLQGFPDIRRDMEKFSQQDKEYVRHL; translated from the exons ATGGAAAACTCCCAAGCCCCTGTCGGCAGACGCACAGCCAGCACCTGTGGTTGGAAAGCTGTCTTTCTGCCTCAGCTGAACAGGCAGTCTCTATCTGTGTACGGCAGCGAGATAGCTGTGGAGAAGGAATGTATACGCCAGCTGCAGAGTGGAGTCTGGGTCATCCACCCATTCAGCCCCATAAG GAGTTACTACATCATGTGTATGGTTGCCATCACATTCCTGAATTTGATTGGGATCCCCATGGAGATAGCTTTCTTAGACGGGTACAGTGGAGTGGGCTGGGAAGGTTTCAATGTCTTCTCAGACACTCTGTTTCTGATGGATGTGGCTCTGAATTTTCGCATGGGTATCATCTCTGAGGACAGTGAG GTGGCTATACTGGATATCAAAAAGATCCGTGTGATTTACCTAAAGAGTTGGTTCATACCAGATGTGATTGCAGCATTCCCAATTGGCTACATACTATTAATTGCG GAGTTACAATCCCACAGTGACACTTCCACCTCAGGTTCCAAAGCCAGTAGAATGGTGCGGATCCTCATGTTTGTCCGAATCATCAGCCTTGTCAGGCTCCTCAGAGTCTCCAGGCTTGTCCGCTTCTTCAATGAAGTTGAAAAG GTTTCAAATGCCAACTTGGAGTATGTTCAGCTGTTCTTCCGCATACTGTCTTTGTTTATGATGATGTTTCTGCTGTGCCACTGGAACGGCTGTATCCAGTACTTTGTCCCGATGCTGGAGGAGTTCCCATCTGACTGCTGGGTCAGACAAGAGAAGCTGATG AATGCCACGGTCGGTGAGAAGTATTCCTTTGGAGTGTTTCGTGCTCTCTCTCATATGATCCAAATTTCCTATGGCTCCAACGAGTCACCAACAA ATGAGGTGGAGCTGTGGGTGGTCATGACCAGTATGCTGTCTGGGGCTCTAATGTACACTGTACTGGTGGCCAATGCTGCTGCCATCATAACCAACGTAGACCAAGCAGCAAAGGCCTACAAAGATAAG ATGAATCATCTAGACGACTACATGACCTTCTTGAAGCTTCCTAACGACCTTCGACTTCGAATCCAGAAGTACTACGGGGCCCGATATGGGGGGAGATGGTTTGACGAAAAGAACTTTCTAATTTCAGTCTCCTCAGCTTTGAGAGAG GAGATTCTGACAGTGATGTGTTTGAGCCTGCTGAACAACGTACCCATGTTCCAGAACCGAGACGTCAACTTCCTGAACACCGTTCTCCTCCAGTTTCAGCATGAAGTCTTCCAAGAGGATGATGTCATCTTCCAACAGAATGCACCCGGAGACCGCATGTTCTTCATCGAGCACGGCCAGGTCCTGGTGGAGACAGACTCCTTCTCGCAGGAACTGGCTGATGGAGACTACTTTGGAG AGACCTGCCTCATGACCAAAGGAAAGCGTTTGGCCACGGTTCAAGCTCTGACCACCTGCCAGCTCTTCTCCCTGTCCTCAGAACGCTTCCAGATGGTTCTACAGGGCTTCCCTGATATCAGGAGAGACATGGAAAAGTTTTCACAGCAGGACAAGGAATATGTGCGACATCTCTAG
- the LOC115112158 gene encoding potassium/sodium hyperpolarization-activated cyclic nucleotide-gated channel 1-like isoform X2: protein MYTPAAEWSLGHPPIQPHKVAILDIKKIRVIYLKSWFIPDVIAAFPIGYILLIAELQSHSDTSTSGSKASRMVRILMFVRIISLVRLLRVSRLVRFFNEVEKVSNANLEYVQLFFRILSLFMMMFLLCHWNGCIQYFVPMLEEFPSDCWVRQEKLMNATVGEKYSFGVFRALSHMIQISYGSNESPTNEVELWVVMTSMLSGALMYTVLVANAAAIITNVDQAAKAYKDKMNHLDDYMTFLKLPNDLRLRIQKYYGARYGGRWFDEKNFLISVSSALREEILTVMCLSLLNNVPMFQNRDVNFLNTVLLQFQHEVFQEDDVIFQQNAPGDRMFFIEHGQVLVETDSFSQELADGDYFGETCLMTKGKRLATVQALTTCQLFSLSSERFQMVLQGFPDIRRDMEKFSQQDKEYVRHL from the exons ATGTATACGCCAGCTGCAGAGTGGAGTCTGGGTCATCCACCCATTCAGCCCCATAAG GTGGCTATACTGGATATCAAAAAGATCCGTGTGATTTACCTAAAGAGTTGGTTCATACCAGATGTGATTGCAGCATTCCCAATTGGCTACATACTATTAATTGCG GAGTTACAATCCCACAGTGACACTTCCACCTCAGGTTCCAAAGCCAGTAGAATGGTGCGGATCCTCATGTTTGTCCGAATCATCAGCCTTGTCAGGCTCCTCAGAGTCTCCAGGCTTGTCCGCTTCTTCAATGAAGTTGAAAAG GTTTCAAATGCCAACTTGGAGTATGTTCAGCTGTTCTTCCGCATACTGTCTTTGTTTATGATGATGTTTCTGCTGTGCCACTGGAACGGCTGTATCCAGTACTTTGTCCCGATGCTGGAGGAGTTCCCATCTGACTGCTGGGTCAGACAAGAGAAGCTGATG AATGCCACGGTCGGTGAGAAGTATTCCTTTGGAGTGTTTCGTGCTCTCTCTCATATGATCCAAATTTCCTATGGCTCCAACGAGTCACCAACAA ATGAGGTGGAGCTGTGGGTGGTCATGACCAGTATGCTGTCTGGGGCTCTAATGTACACTGTACTGGTGGCCAATGCTGCTGCCATCATAACCAACGTAGACCAAGCAGCAAAGGCCTACAAAGATAAG ATGAATCATCTAGACGACTACATGACCTTCTTGAAGCTTCCTAACGACCTTCGACTTCGAATCCAGAAGTACTACGGGGCCCGATATGGGGGGAGATGGTTTGACGAAAAGAACTTTCTAATTTCAGTCTCCTCAGCTTTGAGAGAG GAGATTCTGACAGTGATGTGTTTGAGCCTGCTGAACAACGTACCCATGTTCCAGAACCGAGACGTCAACTTCCTGAACACCGTTCTCCTCCAGTTTCAGCATGAAGTCTTCCAAGAGGATGATGTCATCTTCCAACAGAATGCACCCGGAGACCGCATGTTCTTCATCGAGCACGGCCAGGTCCTGGTGGAGACAGACTCCTTCTCGCAGGAACTGGCTGATGGAGACTACTTTGGAG AGACCTGCCTCATGACCAAAGGAAAGCGTTTGGCCACGGTTCAAGCTCTGACCACCTGCCAGCTCTTCTCCCTGTCCTCAGAACGCTTCCAGATGGTTCTACAGGGCTTCCCTGATATCAGGAGAGACATGGAAAAGTTTTCACAGCAGGACAAGGAATATGTGCGACATCTCTAG
- the LOC115115910 gene encoding potassium/sodium hyperpolarization-activated cyclic nucleotide-gated channel 2-like, with amino-acid sequence MLKNRDVNFLNTVLTQLQFEVFQEADIIIRQNTSRDRMFFIEHRQFLVKTDFFQKELIDGDYFGDLPPDQRKRLATVRAMTICQLLSLHADSFQQVLQAFPNVRKDLEMTAQ; translated from the exons ATGTTGAAGAACCGAGACGTCAACTTCCTGAACACCGTTCTCACCCAGCTGCAATTCGAGGTCTTCCAGGAGGCTGACATCATCATCAGGCAGAACACGTCCAGAGACCGCATGTTCTTCATCGAGCACCGCCAGTTCCTGGTGAAGACCGACTTTTTCCAGAAGGAGCTTATTGACGGAGACTACTTTGGAG ATCTGCCTCCTGACCAAAGGAAGCGTTTGGCAACAGTGCGAGCTATGACCATCTGCCAGCTCTTATCCCTGCACGCAGACAGCTTccagcaggtcctacaggccttcCCTAACGTCAGGAAAGATCTGGAGATGACTGCCCAATAG